In the Corynebacterium suedekumii genome, one interval contains:
- the aroB gene encoding 3-dehydroquinate synthase, which yields MTTIPVTGPTPYEVTIDHGLDTAIADRAAATGAAKVMIIHQPTLTEPAAALGRAVEERGLEVVLAEVPDAEPGKTLDVAGTLWDRLGAETFGRRDVIIGLGGGAVTDLAGFVAAAWMRGIKVIQVPTTLLAMVDAAVGGKTGINTAAGKNLVGAFHEPDAVFIDLDRLATLPEEELVAGSAEIIKTGFIADTAILDRYESDPAACLRADGHLPELIARSVTVKANVVGQDLKEAGLREILNYGHTFGHAVELRENFHWRHGNAVAVGMMFIAHLAQQRGLIDADLVARHAAILESIGLPVSYEPGHFDELYAGMTRDKKNRDGHIRFVALTGPGQTTRLEGPGVDELRAAYDAISREA from the coding sequence GTGACGACGATCCCGGTCACCGGACCCACCCCCTACGAGGTCACCATCGACCACGGCCTCGACACCGCGATCGCCGACCGCGCGGCCGCCACCGGCGCGGCCAAGGTGATGATCATCCACCAGCCGACGCTCACCGAACCCGCGGCCGCCCTCGGCCGGGCCGTCGAGGAGCGCGGCCTCGAGGTCGTCCTCGCCGAGGTTCCCGACGCCGAACCCGGCAAGACCCTCGACGTCGCCGGCACCCTGTGGGACCGCCTCGGCGCGGAGACCTTCGGTCGCCGCGACGTCATCATCGGCCTCGGCGGGGGAGCGGTCACCGACCTCGCCGGCTTCGTCGCCGCCGCCTGGATGCGCGGCATCAAGGTCATCCAGGTGCCCACCACGCTGCTGGCGATGGTCGACGCCGCCGTCGGCGGCAAGACCGGCATCAACACCGCCGCGGGCAAGAACCTCGTCGGGGCGTTCCACGAGCCGGACGCCGTGTTCATCGACCTCGACCGCCTGGCCACCCTGCCGGAGGAGGAACTGGTGGCCGGCTCCGCCGAGATCATCAAGACCGGCTTCATCGCCGACACCGCCATCCTCGACCGCTACGAGTCCGACCCGGCCGCCTGCCTGCGCGCCGACGGGCACCTGCCCGAACTCATCGCCCGGTCGGTCACCGTCAAGGCGAACGTCGTCGGCCAGGACCTCAAGGAGGCCGGCCTGCGGGAGATCCTCAACTACGGGCACACCTTCGGCCACGCCGTCGAGCTGCGGGAGAACTTCCACTGGCGTCACGGCAACGCCGTCGCCGTGGGCATGATGTTCATCGCCCACCTCGCTCAGCAGCGCGGGCTCATCGACGCCGACCTCGTCGCCCGTCACGCCGCCATCCTCGAATCCATCGGCCTGCCCGTGAGCTACGAGCCCGGGCACTTCGACGAGCTCTACGCCGGCATGACCCGGGACAAGAAGAACCGCGACGGCCACATCCGCTTCGTGGCACTCACCGGACCGGGGCAGACAACCCGCCTCGAGGGTCCGGGCGTCGACGAACTGCGCGCCGCCTACGACGCGATCTCCCGGGAGGCGTGA
- a CDS encoding shikimate kinase: protein MTHPDSLDLSTSVCHTRPRVVLVGPPGAGKSTIGRRLARALALPLVDSDQLIEQETGRSCGDVFSELGEPAFRELEARHVAAALASGGVVSLGGGAVLTDATRRLLTQHDVVWVDVSVEEGVRRTAHETSRPVLAAEDPAAHYRNLIEQRSPLYHEVAGFRVRTDGRTPAQVVADILGYLDAL, encoded by the coding sequence ATGACCCACCCCGACAGCCTCGACCTGAGCACCTCGGTCTGCCACACCCGCCCCCGTGTCGTCCTCGTCGGCCCACCCGGCGCCGGCAAGTCCACCATCGGCCGCCGTCTCGCCCGGGCGCTGGCACTGCCGTTGGTGGATTCCGATCAGCTCATCGAGCAGGAGACCGGCCGTTCCTGCGGTGACGTGTTCTCCGAACTCGGCGAACCCGCCTTCCGGGAACTCGAGGCCCGCCACGTGGCTGCCGCGCTCGCAAGCGGCGGTGTGGTCAGTCTCGGTGGTGGCGCCGTGCTCACCGACGCCACCCGGCGGCTGCTCACCCAGCACGACGTCGTGTGGGTCGACGTCTCCGTCGAGGAGGGGGTCCGCCGTACCGCGCACGAGACCTCCCGCCCGGTACTCGCCGCCGAGGACCCGGCCGCGCACTACCGCAACCTCATCGAACAGCGTTCCCCGCTCTACCACGAGGTCGCCGGATTCCGGGTGCGCACCGACGGCCGCACTCCCGCGCAGGTTGTCGCCGACATCCTGGGCTACCTCGACGCGCTCTAG